Below is a genomic region from Raphanus sativus cultivar WK10039 chromosome 4, ASM80110v3, whole genome shotgun sequence.
TTTCATTCATGAACTCTTCTGTACCCTGTCCTGAACTGCTAGAAAGCCTTTTAACCGCTATTTCCTTCCTATCTGACAAAATTCCCTAAAAAGCAAAGTTTCAGACAGAGTCAGTCATCCACtgaacaataaaataaaatattgataatatATCTCTTAACCTTATAAACTGGACCAAATCCACCTTCACCGAGTTTGtttgagattttaaagttaTCGGTAGCAGCTCGTATAGTGTTCATCTCAAAGAAAGTTAATCCTGAGATTTCTTCTTGTTCCAGACCACTTTTCCATGAATCTTGAAGAACACACCGAGTTGGCAACAACAAGTAACAAATGCATGTGAGAGTGGTTACATAAGTGAAAGTAAGACAAAAAAGAACCACAAGACAAAGAAAGagagttattatattttttccaGTTATCTCACCATTTCTTTTTGCTCTGTATCTCCAGTACTTATATGAGGCAAAggccaaaatcacaaaaatagaAAGGCAGATACTACCAGCAATAATCATCATGGTTCTCCTGCTTCCACCTGAGAGATTTTACCACAAAaccaaaactgtaaaaaaatatgaacgaagcaaaaaaaagtaaaaagtattCAGCCTTACCAAGTTCTGAGCTTGCAAGACGAATTGAGAGAAACTCTGCTCCAGAGGAATACCGAACTGTGTCCATAAGCTCCTGATACCAAAGCAAGCATCCGATTCCAGTAATATACGCAAAAGCAGTGCACGAGCAGTTTCTCAGACAACCCTGTTGGCACTGATCTTTATCAACAAAGCTTGCGTACTCGTAGCGATCTGGAGGTTTCACATTCGAAAGACGATAAAAGGAGTCTTCTCCGCGTTTCCCACAAGATAATAATGCTTTACGTCTCACACATCCAGAAGTCTTGTTCCCTCGTTTCCGCTCCACTTTGTGTTTCGGCACAAACCCTTTCATGCATTCACACTTCGTCGTGGGAGAAGTGGTGGACGACGTCACGCATAGCCCGAAAGGTCCACACGCACCGTAGATATCGCATGCGTTCCCTGGAGTCGAAAAGTCCACAACCCACCCTGTCCCATTGTAATGAGACGTCTTAACATATCCCTCTGACGTAATCACAACCCGCGTGATCAGCTGAGAGTTTCTCTGTAGATAAGAGAAGGTCCCTGTCCCGTTTGCCACGTCTTGGGAGAGGCTAAACGGACTCGCGTACGATTTCTCCATCTGCGGTAGGCCAGTGAACCCGGTCTTATCCCACGGACCGCTTCTCTTGTAAACTCTCCTCCCTTTCATGGTAACGATCTGCGACGGCACCTGCGGCGTCAGCTCGACGGAAAACTCGCCGGGAGATGGATCGGTGCGGCTTTTCCAGCAGGTCAACACTCGCTTCTCCTTGGATGCGAGGTTGTACGTTAGAGACGAGAGAGGAAGCAGAGTATCCCCAGGGTTCTCGAAGCTCTGCCACAGAAGAGTTCCGGACACTTCATCGACGACGACGAGGTTCCCTGTGTCCAAGAGCTTGGCGTGACACTTATTGGTAGTAGATGCTCCTCtggttgatgatgatgacgaccaAACAACGTTTTGTCTGCCGTCGAGCAAGACGAGACTACCGTTTACGCTGATGGTGAGGTTTGCGGAAGGGGTTGTGATCGGGGTTTCTCTGTTGGCCACCCACACGACCACCCGCGGTGTGATTTTCTTGAACCAGATCCCGACGTACTGGTTCCGAGAGTTGTTAGGACTAAAGAATCCTAACTCGTAAGATTCGTTAGGGGAGCTCAGAGTTTGTCCTCCTAGTGACAAAGGACTTTCTCTAGATATAGATGCATAGCAGCCACGGTCAAAGAACCAGAGAAAGCAAAAGAGAAGTACTATATGCATAGCCATGTGTTCTAAAAGACTTCTCCTTCAGATCTGAATGTATAAACTCAAAAGGACAGAAAACAGTTTTGAGTCTTCTAGATGTATAGTATATAGTATTATTATAATCATTTgcattttgttttatatttgggCGCCTCGTTTTTTCGAATATCCATTATAATAATTGAAACCTTGTCGCTTCAGTTCATAATAATTAGAACTGTGACTACTTTATTCTGATTTTTAAACTCCAACTTGTAGCAGCCCTGTTCAAGTTCAACGATGCCTTTTGTTTGATAGTACATAACATAATCTTAAGAATTTGGTTATTGTATAATATGACAGAAGGAAATCTTCGACCAATGACAAACACATTCCCACTTTTCAGATTCAACATATTGTGCTAAGACGTGAAAGGAAAAACAGAGCTGcaaattaatgaataaattacCTGGACGCTTCTAAACATGAGAGTTTGGTCTAATCTGcaaattaatgaataaattacCTGGACGCTTCTAAAGACGACTCTGTCCTGGTGATACCCCCACCACCATTATCCGGGTTCAAATCGAACAATCTCTCTGCAAAATTCACGTTTTCAATGAATATGGCAAGCACCTAACATGGCAACATATACATTGACAGCTGGATTATTGGACATCTGCATAATAAAGTTCCATGCTTCATTCAACCGTCCGGATCTACCTAGAAGATCGAGAGTGGCTCCATTGTGGTCCCACAGTAACATGTTGTCACCTCATGACGCTCGCTCATCAAtcatcatatattaaaaaaaaaattcttgcaGTCATAAAAAGCTCCAAATTACCACCCCCATGTATTCACTAACCAAGACCACATCAGACTGAAGTAATTAATTGTTTCGATAGGATGCATCCTGCGCAAATCCAAATAACATTGTGTTCCGATAAAGATACAAGTGTTCTTGTCTTCAATTTCCCAAAGATAGAAGCTGAGGTATCAACTTCCTTTCACTTGCAATAATACATGGAGGTTAAAAAGTTCACTACTGAAACATTGCTATCAAGATCCAACTCAACTGATAGCTTGTAGATgtatcaaattcaaaatttccAACCGTAATCTTTTCTTTTGCTAATTCATACGTGCTTTTCAATTTCTGACATATTGATTCACATGGAATAACATCATTTCCTTTTTACTgtcataataattatataaaatactacTTTAATTAATCTTATCATATGTTTTGTGTTTACAAAAAACTGTTTTGTGTTTAAGGTATTTTAGTttcagtttatattttatataaatttctttattatgatctaaaattaaatttcaaactaGAATCCTCTGATAATGGAGTTAAATTCTATTATAGAAATCAAATGATATCatgttgattttataaataaattgataaatattttaagacatgtagattttttttttgaacaaatacATGTAGATAAATAATGTATCTTAAACTGTACACTGAATcaaaaaaagatgaaaatatTATCCATTTTAAGTCTTACTAGAACTTGACCCGTTCACCCGCACgggttgttattttcatttttatataaatgaatattatttaaatgtttatcggtttatattttaaatatttatcatattttaaatattttataaatacaacaatCGAATAGTTTACGTACTGTAGAAAATAATGACTCGTGCCCATCAAAACTTTTGACAAAATATTGACCTATTgatatgtttgaataatatttcttttaacatgaaattatttttcaaatgtaataagaatttaaatattttgatcatatatGGATAATACGGTGAGATTTAGAtacgttagaaaaaaaaatatttggttataaaaaataaacattgttttacaaatatatttaaattttcttgttgaagATAATTAATAGTAACTGAAATGATTAAACATATATgttagaaaattttgaaatatatataatcttaggtgagattatattatttaaaaaataatattcacttacaaatattttatattgttctatacattgtttaaaaatattttaatcttagcatatataaattttattgttcaaaataattaatggtaagttaaacaaatattttaggaatattcataatattgtttaatatcgaatttaaacttgatttttgttcaaaataattaatggtaacattatccaagtttaatatagttaaattgattttaaatttgaatatccctaaaattagataatttgtttaaggaaatatattaaatactaaaattaagttaaatttgatttagtaaatagtttaataaataggaAAAGACAATGATTCCTTAAAGATAGGTTCAtttaattacttcagtggcatgtCATTGTAAATAAGTTGGAAAACTTagggatattttatatttgtacttctgttttaataatatactagattttgacccgtccttaaaaagggcgggtatatttttatatttatttttgagaaatttattttttatatttgtgtttttgtaattatattatgtttaatattaatttactttaatgcaatttttggtaaatatattaaatatctcatattgcataactatacacttttgacatatgcatttcagaaattatttttaaagtttattcctaaagtttgcaatatattatattttcttaatagttaccttacataattaatcaagaatatttataccaaaaaactGACTCGGGATCAACCCGAAAATCAAAGTTTTATACTCTCTTAGACCTGACCTATATACTCGAACGACTCTTATAGTGTTATATCCGAATATCAATATCAAACCCAACCTGCACCGGAAAccaaacaacatttttttaaaaaatgattgaaATATAAATGAGTTAATATGATCTTTACTAACTTTAAGttaaatcacatttaataaatatttttaatcgaataacctatttaaaatccATTAAACTAATTGAGTTtctattaatattaatttctattaaaaatctacttataaaaattaaatgtcattaatttatgaaaatgtaacatcagtatttatatttttaaaaataacatgtACTCATCCCTAATTAATAATGTGATCGAACGTTGTATGTGAAAACATGTATATTTACTTTGGATTTGTACAAACTGCGTATAATTTATAGGTCTCGTACTTATGCTCATTTATTAAATTAGAGTTTTTACAAACTGTATATAACTTATAGATTTCGTACACCTATTTGTTACTTAAATTCGGGTttgtacaaatatttataagagaAGAAGGCGACGGAaacaatattaattatgataaaatcttattttttagtttaaaaaattgttgCAAAATCTAAGAGCATATTTTACGGGATTAAGAGgttatataatcaaatttcgAAATTGAGTTTAGAATAATTGATTTAATTCGTTGAATGTTCTTATTTGTTGGATATATACTCAGAAAATAGATATGATCCATATTATAAGGAACTTTAAATGTTCttattatctatactattatttgcgaagtaatttttcgGATTCGAGCTCTCACGTtgaaagttagagtggttaatatcgtttatacccttaatgaaaaatatataaattaactccaaaataaaacgaatttaaatgattttaattaaataaatgattaaaaactataataataataataataataataataagaagaattatctgaaacctaatCTATAATAATATAgcgtttaaaatcttcattatccttAATACACaattagattagatttgttaatatagaattacatttcattaatttgattctcatcattatctacaaaattatatattatgtgatccaaaaatattttacatcaaaatatttcaaaataaatataaatccatgtatatagttttatgaatatatgaatatttccaatttttttacataataaaatattattaaaataaactttattgtatataaattaatatttaattaattattaaatatatcaaaggCATGTAAATAATTGATTTAGTAGTTCTCGAATTGATAATATActtatttagtaatttgtaaaattattaaacccGCGGcagcgggcaaaacacctagttcgAATTTATTCACATAAACTTATAAATAGTTCATTCGATTAGCAGGCACTTTAAATGGTTGTTAGATGcagaaaatagattttatattgtCCAGATTATTAGGAACCAAATcgtaaaaaaataacatatttttaaatatcccCTGCATATTCGcttctttatttaatttatgtttaatgtTTGAAGAAACTTATTTATATTGGAGTTTTCTTTATATTGATGCAGTTACCAGGTTTATGGACCCCACCCACCAATCAGTTTATATTAACGgactaaaaattaatatgtcttTTAAATTTCCAAAGAACTTTTgatctaaaaaaattattttgtctcattataaatgttttaaaacccGACTCAGATCCACAgttgaaccggtaaatccgGTGACCCAAAATATATCCGATTCAGGTTTAatgaaaaaaccaaaattttaaaaccaacAAAACTCGCTAAAAACCACTATACCCCGGTTatcggttgaaccactggttaaaCTAATAGATAATTTTACCTTTTTcggtttttaattattttttaaaatctttttataatctattttgtataatttttaattaataaattaggttttttagttttgttatcgacaatttattaatgatgttttacttttggtatattttggatttaaagttaattttattattcacattagacatataaatgtttataaatttttaagtcTTGATACTTTTCGTGAAATGTCACAAATCTTAACTTgttacaattattttaaataatctcaactatttttgatatttttatgtcaaataaaaacaaaaatataaactaaagttaaatattttctaaatgttattaaacataaaatatatacatatcaaaaatattattttatgttttataaaatattagaaaatacttaattttagtttctatatatttattttcataactaatatattattatataataaaatttatctatttattaacCCGCAGTTCACCTCGTTCAACCCGGTGACTTGGAAAGTCATCCGGTTTAGTGTCCGGGTTGGGTTTTAAAATATTGGTTTTAGGTGAATCGATATTATGTTTTatgcagtgttttgaaacccaaTTCATCCTcacggttgaaccggtaaacccgGCGACTCAAGATATATTCGGTTCGGGTTTAATGAAAcatctaaaatttaaaacccGACGACTCAAGATATATTCGGTTCGGGTTTAATGAAacatctaaaatttaaaaaagccaataaaacccaaaacataattaccggttgaaccactggttgaattAATAGACAACTTTTACTctgctttttagtttttaattatgttttaaaataatttttttaatatattctatataattttaattaatatactCGGAATTTTAACCCATATGCTAGAAAATCCTTTCATATTTGGAATGGAGAATCACTGCATATTAATGTAGGCATGATTTAAGTATAAtgagtactagattttgacccgcgcttttgaagcgcgggatattttaacatgaaaaatttcactaataatttaacaaatattttggtaatttttaaagagtgtgtatttaaaatatttttgcatttaaatcagtatttttaaattcaacccgattgtgattataccggttaatccggagatctgacaattcaatttatgtttttaaaatattcatattaaaaaatcactaaaacccaagactaaccgattgaactgatggatgaccgatatgtaatctaattggatttaaattgtaatagtttcaaatttgtaatcttataatcgaaattttaaagttcactattttgcaatttatgaaattatgacgtttctacaaaattttaaagagaaaatgatagatataaaataattaagattaattattgtattatttggaaacattgatagtagtataaaaatatattgtttgaaaacattgatagtagtataaaaaaataagtatattgtttggaaacgttgatagtagtataaagaaaaaagtatattgtttggaaacatggatagtagtataaagaaaggaacattagtgatttaatgtatgtttaactataaaatataaagatgtatttaatttaaaaacttacaaaataaatgttaggtccaacagaatgtttctgttttaataagatagattagaaTTAGAATATTGACACAAACTTAATAGATATAAAACCAGCTGTTTCCCGAATATTAACACAATTGACTTCAAATCCACCACACAAAAAGGCCAACAAATTATGAACAGCGGATTAATCTACCAGTTTCCTGCAAAATAAGAGAATAAACAAATATGTAAACATGAGAAACATCAAAACAAAAGATGCCAGCACATAGAGATTGATGATCTCAGATAAGTCCATCGTAAGCTACAAACTTTGGGATTCTAAGAAAAAGAGATTGGAGATCGAACCTGACTTCAGAGAGAGTTTCTCCTATCATCCCCACAGGCCACATCCCGGCCACATCCCACTCAGATCCACCTATTTTACCAAAGTGATAATTACCATTTTGATTCGAACCTCACGTCTTTAGACagtagtttatatatattaattaataggaATATAGTTACGATAGGAATAGTAAGATTTGGTAAATGAGAATTTTTTTGGCATATCCTCAATTATCGTTACtgattaacaatattttgtttcaaattttttattaaaattaaattgtaatggcATTGCTGTAAATAGTTTGAAAAACTAAGGGGATGTCTAAAAAATgtctgctgttttaattgtattgatagATCGAATTGGTACAAAACCAATAACACCCTTTTCTAGGGATGCGCATGGAGCGGATATCTGAAATTTTCAAGATATCTGTGATCCGATCCGCTCCGTACGAATATTCGATTTTTTGATCTAATCCGATCCGTGATGCTTCGGATATTCGGTGTTACGAATATCCtagaaaatcaatatattttaccggatatccgattcgatccgtcgatccagtaaaaaataataaaaagttaattttttcaaataaattaaaagaaaaagtttaatATGAAATAGTAAGATTTCATTACAGATTGTTTAAAAACTAggtacttttaaaaaattaatgaccaaataattaatttagtgcataaaataactaaaaatatatttagaaatattaaactatatatacatatatatgcatatgtacATTACAGATCAtatcagatatttgtttttagaaaatgaatatttgtgatttgttttttattttacgaatattgaattttaatatttgctttgATTTATAAAGTTACGGATATCCAAACTTTTCCGGTTGAATCGAAACAAATAAGAGATCGAATCAAATTTTACAGATAATTTGCCCAACCCTACTTACCCCTTCGTTTGTATCCACGTGTGTTGGGCTTACATTTTGTACTCATACTTTGTATGTTGGGCTTAATAAGTAAATaaggttgacaaaaagaaaagccCCTTAACCAGTTACTTTTTGTTAACCACAAATTAATTAATCATTCTCTTAATCACATCCTTAAACCGGGTGCTTTATCTCTCAATCTTCTCTCCCCCAATTATGAAAACATCCTTAAATCCGTAAATCAGAGCAGCACTAAGACAAAACACACGCTCCGAACCGCCGCCGATGCAgtaagaagagaagagacaCCCCTCAAACCCCAATTCTCTGTTAGGAATCGCTTTGCTTACTTCCGCTTCCATCTTCTtcgtcagaaaaaaaaaccccCTTCCTTCTTACCGTATATGTAAGATTCAATTGCCTCCTTGCTAGCTTTATCCCTCTTTTAAAATACTCCGATCTTTACTACTTTGTGTTAAAATACCCACTCGCTGTTTTAGAATGACAATCAATGTCGTTTAGGTTTTTAGGACATAACTACCAACCTCATGtccaaattttcattttatttattgattagGGTTTCGTCTGGATTCTTCAGTTACTTGCTTAGTCTACATTGTTTAATCTTCTTGTTTCTGAGCAGGTTTTAATTATAATAAGTCCTAATGGATCATACTAGAGAAGAGGCTAACAGAGCTAGAGAGACTGCAAAGAAGAGGTTTCTAGCTAATGACTATCCCGGAGCGAGGAAATTCGCGTTGAAGGCTCAGTTCTTGAACCCTGACCTCGAAGGTATCGCCCCGATGGTGGCTACTTTCGACGTCCACGTCTCTGCTCAGAACGTTATACACGGGGAGGTGGACTACTACGGTATACTCGGCGTGAACCCCGAGGCAGACGACGAGACGGTGAGGAGGCGTTACAGGAAGCTGGCTGTGATGCTCCATCCCGACAGGAACAAGTCTGTGGGAGCGGAGGAGGCCTTTAAGTTTCTCTCTCAGGCGTGGGGGGTGTTCTCGGataaagggaagagagctgaGTATGATTTGAGGAGGAGCTTGGGGTTGGTtgaaggaagaggaggagggGCTTCTTCTTCAACAAAGCATGCGGACAATGGGTTTCAGAAAGTTGCTAAAGTGAGTGTTGCTAAAGTGAAGAGTTCTTCCAAGAGAGTACCGAAGCGAGCAAGCGATGCATCTGCTTCTGGTACTCCTGCTGCTACTTCTGATGGAACGTTTTGGACTGTGTGCCGCACTTGCAGAACGCAGTATGAGTATCACCGTGTTTATTTGAACCAGAACCTCTTGTGTCCCAATTGTCGTAAGCCTTTTATAGCTGTGGAGACTGATCCTCCAGGGTCGGGATCGATCCGCAAGACCTTTCACGAGCACCAGTTTGAGTCTATTCGTCAGTCAACAACAGACGGGAGAAAGAGAAGTAGagacaacaacagcaacaacaacaacggtGTGTATGGTGGTGAGTATGATTCCTTCGAGTGGAGTGCTGTGAGCAGCACCGGAACCAAAAACGCTTCCGGGACGACAAGGAAAGACGAGGTTGTCCGTAGAGAGTACACGAGAAGGGTGGCTGGTGGTACTTCAACCACAAACGCTCCGAAAAGAAGAAAGGG
It encodes:
- the LOC108855184 gene encoding G-type lectin S-receptor-like serine/threonine-protein kinase At1g11280; translated protein: MAMHIVLLFCFLWFFDRGCYASISRESPLSLGGQTLSSPNESYELGFFSPNNSRNQYVGIWFKKITPRVVVWVANRETPITTPSANLTISVNGSLVLLDGRQNVVWSSSSSTRGASTTNKCHAKLLDTGNLVVVDEVSGTLLWQSFENPGDTLLPLSSLTYNLASKEKRVLTCWKSRTDPSPGEFSVELTPQVPSQIVTMKGRRVYKRSGPWDKTGFTGLPQMEKSYASPFSLSQDVANGTGTFSYLQRNSQLITRVVITSEGYVKTSHYNGTGWVVDFSTPGNACDIYGACGPFGLCVTSSTTSPTTKCECMKGFVPKHKVERKRGNKTSGCVRRKALLSCGKRGEDSFYRLSNVKPPDRYEYASFVDKDQCQQGCLRNCSCTAFAYITGIGCLLWYQELMDTVRYSSGAEFLSIRLASSELGGSRRTMMIIAGSICLSIFVILAFASYKYWRYRAKRNDSWKSGLEQEEISGLTFFEMNTIRAATDNFKISNKLGEGGFGPVYKGILSDRKEIAVKRLSSSSGQGTEEFMNEIKLISKLQHRNLVRLLGCCIDGEEKLLIYEFMVNKSLDSFLFDMTLKLQIDWPKRFNIIEGVARGLLYLHRDSCLKVIHRDMKVSNILLDENMNPKISDFGLARMFQGTQNQDSTLRVVGTIGYMSPEYAWTGMFSEKSDIYAFGVVLLEIISGMKISSFNCRKEGKTLLEYAWNSWLETDGVDLLDQDIASSGSPVEVARCVQIGLLCILQQAVDRPNIAQVVSMITTTTDLPRPKQPVFALQIHDQESTVSLESGNHMTQTAIYGR
- the LOC108848459 gene encoding uncharacterized protein LOC108848459 produces the protein MDHTREEANRARETAKKRFLANDYPGARKFALKAQFLNPDLEGIAPMVATFDVHVSAQNVIHGEVDYYGILGVNPEADDETVRRRYRKLAVMLHPDRNKSVGAEEAFKFLSQAWGVFSDKGKRAEYDLRRSLGLVEGRGGGASSSTKHADNGFQKVAKVSVAKVKSSSKRVPKRASDASASGTPAATSDGTFWTVCRTCRTQYEYHRVYLNQNLLCPNCRKPFIAVETDPPGSGSIRKTFHEHQFESIRQSTTDGRKRSRDNNSNNNNGVYGGEYDSFEWSAVSSTGTKNASGTTRKDEVVRREYTRRVAGGTSTTNAPKRRKGMENNAVAASCFAPPKSNTVKEFTDDELMNLLKKKAKPILRRKLQELVAADAGSSENKSVIGSSCSVVEYTSGTVKDLDPLEVTDPDFCDFNKDRTEKSFSDNQIWACYDSLDGMPRGYVMIDKVISVDPFKVCVIQITSETNSELRSTKWLGFGVSKACGDFRAGKTQICRSPYIFSHKVELVKGNHGEFLIYPRRGDVWALYRNWSHEWNYLTGGEAIEYDVVEVVEGYTEEYGVSVVPLMKVAGFKSVFHHHLDPKDVRRISRDELSRFSHRIPSYLLTGREAPGAPRGCVQLDPAATPSHLLQVIDM